The DNA segment CATTGTCGACGTTTTCGCACATGATTTGACAATCTGCATCGTCTTCTTCGATAGTCAGTGCATACAGAATTTCTAAATTCATCAGAAGTTCATTTTCTCAGAAGAGTTTTTTTGAATAGGAATCGATCGATTTGGTGAATAAGAATCGATAGATTTTTGGTTAATTGTTATAATTTcgtttttggttttgatttagGATCTTACGTTATGATTTTTGAGGTTTTGTTCGCCGTTTATCAGGTGTTTTGATCTTAAAtttgacgattttaaccttggcggtttcttttTTATTAATCCTATAGTGATAAATTTAATAGAAAAACACGTTGTTTAAGAAAGATGATCCGACGGTTGTGGACgacgcgtacataatgtacgattaggttatttgtatgataaccggcctctctctctctatatatatatatatatattatatgaatGTGTAGTGGGGTTATGTATAtgtaggtagaggatcctgtaaaaagtgctcaaagtgtaaaaagtgtattataacactatatataatactatataacaccatataaacaccgtataacaatatgtaacaccatataataccatataacactatgtaacactatataacattatataacaaatataacactataatttgtctgatagcatgtctatgatagatgtatagtgttatatttattatataatgttatatactgTTACaaacagtggcggaactagaataAAAATCCAGGGGTATCCTAAAAAAAACTTTTGGACCTAGAGGTATGATAATATTTGCGACAGGAGAtagcaaacaaaagaaaaaaaaacccaaaagtAGAGTGGTAACATAACAAAAGGTATCGACACATGTTTGGTTCGTTTCCTTTTTTTATTATTGAAAGTATTTCGAAACATATTTAATTAAAATTATGTTAAATAATAacataaaaagaaaacaaaattaaAGTACATGGTATTAGTTGTTATCGAATTTATAATTATTTATAAGAAATGATAAAACTATTGTCGTTCTCTAATTCATACCatatatcaaataaaaatataaaaaaaaaggcTCAAGAAAAGAAAATCGTTGAGCATCATTGTTGACACAGCCTCGAACTCACGCCCTTGTCTTCTTGTGTTTGACTTCAAACAATGCAATCACTGAGCTACCATAGAACTTGTGAACAGCTTTAACAAATATGATATTTAACTCATATTTAGTCGATGGTTGAGTACTCCGGTTACGGTTCGGCCAATAGTTGAGGGGTAGCCCGGGCTACCCCTCCCTCCTTAATAGGTCCGCCCCTAGTTAcaaagtgttatatggtattatatggtgttacatattgttatacggtgtttatatggtgttatatagtattatatatagtgttataatacacttctcacactttaggccctttttacagtatccttatgtgtgtgtgtatatatatatatgtctgtGAGAGAAGACTAATCTTCACACCGTTATAATTTGCGCGAACAGGACCTAAAACCAGGATATAACGCCCTTAGGGCGGTGTTTGCCGATGTTATGATGGGGTGACGCCATACCACTGTGACTAAGGAAGGTCTAATTGACTACCTAATTTAATTCAAAGTTTCATACATCCAATGTAATTTAATGGGCTAGTACCACATTGTTTTTACTACCTTTTATATTCCTCACAACATATTATTTTGCAATATGTTTTTACCATTTTATAAGTATGCAGAGATCACTTatactaaaaaaataatataaataaaaataataaaaaccatAACAACAATAATTATACATTATTATATTGGCACATGATTTTTTAGTTATTCTATTATTGTTATAATAAAGAACATAGGGAGATATTTCTACAATCAACTTGTACACTATATATGAGTCACGTGTGAACCGTAACCACCTCAAACAATGGAACATTCGGTAGATCGACTAGTTTTCACACATCCAAACTGATTATAGTCAAACTTAATCTTCAAATAGGTTTTAAAGTTGGACTAATTGTTTCGGCTATCCAAGTTTCTTCTAATactataaatgttttttttttctttttttatattaaaagttTTGCTAAAGTGAAGGTTTTAACAATAAATTTTCCACCATGGCTTACACCTTCTTTAAAGGTTTAGTATATTGATTATGTGTTATCATTATTTTTGTTATTGTTATCTATTAATAGTAACTAAGTTATAACTTATAAAACCGTGTACCATACGATCTTATATAATAGAAATGATCTGCAAAAAGGTTCAtataattaacatatttttatcaCTATATGACAGTTTACATaactaacttgaatttatcacAACCAGCGTATGTTAATTAATAATATTGAAATACCATAATAGCCTAAAATGtacgtgtgtgtgtatatatatatatatatatatatatatatatatatatatatataggggcggACCTATTAAGGAGGGAGGGGTAGCCCGGGCTACCCCTCAACTATTGGCCGAACCGTAACCGGAGTACTCAACCATCGACTAAATATGAGTTAAATATCATATTTGTTAAAGCTGTTCACAAGTTCTATGGTAGCTCAGTGATTGCATTGTTTGAAGTCAAACACAAGAAGACAAGGGCGTGAGTTCGAGGCTGTGTCAACAATGATGCTCAACGATTTTCTTTTCTTGAgccttttttttatatttttatttgatatatGGTATGAATTAGAGAACGACAATAGTTTTATCATTTCTTATAAATAATTATAAATTCGATAACAACTAATACCATGTACTttaattttgttttctttttatgtTATTATTTAACATAATTTTAATTAAATATGTTTCGAAATACTTTCAATAATAAAAAAAGGAAACGAACCAAACATGTGTCGATACCTTTTGTTATGTTACCACTGTacttttgggtttttttttcttttgtttgctaTCTCCTGTCGCAAATATTATCATACCTCTAGGTCCAAAAGTTTTTTTTAGGATACCCCTGGATTTTtattctagttccgccactgtatatatatatatatatatatatatatatagggtatagaggatcctgtaaaaagtgctcaaagtgtgagaagtgtaagaactgtattataacactatatataataatatataacaccatataaacaccatataacaatatgtaacaccatataataccatataacactatgtaacactatatatcattatataacaaatataacactatagtttgtctgatagcatgtctatgatagatgtatagtgttatatttgttatataatgttatatagtgttacatagtgttatatggtattatatggtgttacatattgttatacggtgtttatatggtgttatatagtattatatatagtgttataatacacttctcacacttctcacactttaggccctttttacactatccttaccctatatacctatatatatatatatatatatagggtagagttattgtaaaaaaagaGTGTATTTTGTGAGAAGTGTAGGACGGACTTTACACCATTTGATCTATAATCTAATGGTtgaaattataataataaaattgtAAACAGTGTTTTAccattaaaataattaattttctagattaagggtataaatgtaaatttaacatttttaaattcagaaaCCCAAATGCAATGCACATGCAAGTTTCTCTGCCTCTTTTAAatgtcaataactttttataggtaactttaaaaaaaatacaccataatAATGAGTGCCTTTTTATTTTTGATATGAGTatcatattgctatacttatatagagaaaaaaaattacgtttcgaTCAGATATTTTAGTCCATGGTGTTTTGTCTATGTTCATACAATAGTGTTTTAATTGCATTGTGAATAAAGGTGTTGTGTTTTACAGTAAAACACCATGAACATATATAAGACAACATAACATTGTAAATACCATTGAATTCACCAAATTACCATTAAAAACTTGAAAAGAGAGAAAACTACTGCTAAACAATCaattttcttttttacttttcaatttttttcacTATAAGATTAGTGTTgtagaaataaaaaaatatatgtagATTGACAAGCTACATATATGTAGCTTGCTCATctacatatttttttatttcctttcaatttccatgaataataataacatatacatataatgaaaaaataaaaaacaattttaaaagtGGTTTTCTTGAAGATTTATAATATTATATTTAAGTTTTCCACTGATCCTGAGAAAGCTCATTTTTATTGAGAAAATCAGAATACTTTATATCACATATAAGCAGTTTACCGTATGTTACATATATGCAATATATGATAtattacaaataaaacataaagttACTTGTTTAGTAGCAAACGTTTTGAGATTTAAATCATTGAGAAAATGTTGGAtacaaataaaaaagttataagaCTTTACGAAGTGAACTATTTACATCTACAGTAAATGCTACAATAACGAAAAATTTATGAAAAAAAactattaaaaatttaaaatacgAACTAGAATAGTTATGGACAAAAATTTAAAATACAAACTAGAATAGTTATGGACAATAAAAAGTAGCATTAAAATACGGATAAATTTAAGTAAACAATTATAGATACATACGTCAATCTCAATTCCAAAACAATAGCATTTACAAAGACTAATTAAGAAGAGAATATACACCATACGCTCCATGCTTCAAGTTATTATAGACTAATAATCAAAGATTAAATAGATGCACGGCAGTGCACTAATGTTCAAGTATTTTCGACTTGAAAAAAAGTAAATATTAGGCTAATATACACATTAATTAGGCAGATGACGTTTTGATGAAGAAAATCTGGCGTGCAAAACTCATTAATATGAGTGGGCAATACGCTATGTTTAGTGGATTTTTGGTAACACACTTCATTGAAAATTACTCAAACCCTAAAGACCGACCACAACATGAAACGTTGACAACTTAACTTAACAAGAGGTCAAACCCATAACAGGATGGTAGACCCCACCATATATAACAAGTCCACAAGATTTTGCATGAATCATTGATCAAGAAATAAGATTTCTCTTTTGGAGGTGATGTATACATTCCTTCATCTCCACCACTCGATCAACCTGTATACCAACAACACGGTTTGATTTTGTAACCAATAGGCCGGTGggattttccaactttttgaGGTGGGACCAAGACTAAGCAGTGGGATATTATTGATTTGACATGTGAGTTAACAAAACACGCATAACCTTCCATTAAAAAGCTTCTCATAACAAATGACAACTCTTCCGATGACATACCGACGCaaattagaccatgtgtagtggtagaacCTTATAATGTCCacaccatggggcattatacgatacgtggcgtcctagtcagcaagggggcattatagcaaaagtggtgtagtggggcattatgccataaccccccattcaatcattttacaatcatttcccaattatttttttttaatttaaaacataaaaaaaacttcattaatttaaaaataaaattgcattacttgaaaaaaaataaaaaaaaatactgaaaaaaaaaaccgaaaataaaaaaaaaagaaaataaaaaaaaatacaatactagaaaaaaaaaactagttttcgtcttcgctttcttcaccctcgcccacttcgtcttcctcgtcctccgtttcttcctctccctcaggtggtacgtaccgaaccgaccatgcgtggtgtaccaaatcaaccattaactgggaatggtacggttcgtaacgcaactctcgcgcattactcactctttcttccattgacgCCTGCGGATGCTCCTGTTGAACGGCTTCTGGCACGTAATTCTGGcatatcgcctttccttcgtcttccaaaatcatgttgtgcatgattatacaagcgtacatagcatctctcattttttgcttgCTCCATGCACGACAGGGATTTCTCAAGTATTGCCAGCGTTGtttaagaaccccaaagcatctctcaatgtcttttcgtgaagactcttgaacctttttaaagtatgctcttttgtcatcaataggatcactaaacgtcttcacaaaaatcgaatacctaggataaattccgtcgctcaaataatatccatgggggtagtagtttccatttgcgtaaaacgacgcttttggagctttgccagaaatccactcctctaacaacggcgattgttcaaaaacattgatatcattgcatgacccgaccacgccaaagtaagccgaccaaacccaaaggtcctgtGAAGCAACCGCCTGAAGAATAATAGTGGGTCCTTTTTGGTCACCACGTGTGTGCTGGCCTCGCCATGCAGTCGGGCAGTTATCCCAACGCCAATGCATGCAATCTATGCTTCCGATCATACCAGGCAAACCATGCTCGGCGTTATGTACCTCGTAGATCTTTTGAAGGTCCTCCCATGTAGGCGTTCTAAGATAACGCGCACCGTACACATCAATTATACCTATATAAAAAATATAGATAAACAtaagattcaaaaaaaaaaaatctaagcatactcgtcgtttaaaaaaaataaaagtaaagtataAGAATTATACCGCGACAAAAATGTTCCAAGCTATCTCGTGTTGTTTTCTCCGCCATTTTtagatactcgtcgttgatgtcggtagtgttaccataagcaaggattcgcaatgccgacgtacacttttggatacccgtaaatccaagtgcccctctcgcatccggtttttgtttaaaataatcgtaGTTGGCTTCCAAGTCGTTGACTATGCGTAGAAACAACCGCTTACTCATCCGGAAACGACGCCTAAAAACTTCGTTTGAAAATGTCGGCGCCTCgtcaaaatagtctttcatcaaacgctcgtGTGCCGCGCGTCGGTCTCGTTCAACATAGCCTCTTTTATTTTTTGGTGCTTCGGGCCGACGAGAATGGTTGACATATCGCACCGCTAGTTgacatgcactcgtaaccgcctcttgctcaagCTCC comes from the Helianthus annuus cultivar XRQ/B chromosome 4, HanXRQr2.0-SUNRISE, whole genome shotgun sequence genome and includes:
- the LOC118491571 gene encoding uncharacterized protein LOC118491571; its protein translation is MDSPSSSSMINFYYNEYFADGDGSTNEELEQEAVTSACQLAVRYVNHSRRPEAPKNKRGYVERDRRAAHERLMKDYFDEAPTFSNEVFRRRFRMSKRLFLRIVNDLEANYDYFKQKPDARGALGFTGIQKCTSALRILAYGNTTDINDEYLKMAEKTTRDSLEHFCRGIIDVYGARYLRTPTWEDLQKIYEVHNAEHGLPGMIGSIDCMHWRWDNCPTAWRGQHTRGDQKGPTIILQAVASQDLWVWSAYFGVVGSCNDINVFEQSPLLEEWISGKAPKASFYHLL